The Panicum hallii strain FIL2 chromosome 9, PHallii_v3.1, whole genome shotgun sequence genome has a window encoding:
- the LOC112877411 gene encoding 26.7 kDa heat shock protein, chloroplastic-like, with the protein MSTVTSHTLLSRPARSSAGLSFGCVKPAVVGLPCASAGKNRPRSICYSVDTKSTDHQFNISPVALVHPYMPPTSTPRWEIKDDSKNVKLTLFNMPEGAMPGDFQVAIEDDVLVIKTKPKLPVEQQAVPDGSISFHIRLLVPKGYDKENVRAELQLRALVVTIPKINPAFTKEVAIDGK; encoded by the exons ATGTCGACAGTTACTTCTCACACCCTACTGAGCCGGCCGGCAAGATCTTCAGCTGGTTTATCCTTTGGTTGTGTGAAACCAGCAGTGGTAGGCCTCCCTTGTGCCTCTGCTGGGAAGAACAGGCCTCGTTCCATCTGTTACTCTGTGGATACCAAGAGCACCGACCATCAATTTAACATCTCACCTGTCG CCCTTGTGCATCCATACATGCCGCCCACGTCGACCCCGCGATGGGAGATCAAGGATGACAGCAAGAATGTCAAGCTGACATTATTCAACATGCCGGAGGGTGCCATGCCGGGCGATTTCCAGGTCGCCATTGAGGACGACGTACTCGTGATCAAGACAAAGCCTAAGCTGCCAGTGGAGCAGCAAGCAGTACCCGACGGCAGCATCTCGTTCCACATCCGGCTGCTGGTGCCCAAGGGGTATGACAAGGAAAACGTCCGCGCCGAACTCCAGCTCCGGGCACTAGTCGTCACCATCCCCAAGATTAATCCTGCGTTCACCAAGGAGGTTGCTATCGACGGAAAATAG